One window from the genome of Perca flavescens isolate YP-PL-M2 chromosome 17, PFLA_1.0, whole genome shotgun sequence encodes:
- the sec23ip gene encoding SEC23-interacting protein, producing the protein MADRKNNNVPSTSANLLFSAAPEFNFNLPFMPVSQATGPAVLTGDDSTDVGEEDSFLGQTSGNGAAPSTFNYFSSPVTSSDPFAAIGQSPCPPPALSAAPTTTGPVSFPSSVSMAPPPHPGSQMNPAPPAFGSAVYQSPMGRHTPPPTTMTSPPPQVQPQSHNPYRHTPTSSRASPYIPAPEVLAQTHTPQQSPYPFSSPPQTFPLSGGPTFTKPPPTQIQAPPPTATTVGGVIVPAGPMMPYNYNVYEPVQPHWFYCKQVESKSVWLPFSIVDSLQLEETYNSVQPDPENVIIRTDGGRYDVQLYDRMRTAVYWEEEPTEVRRCTWFYKGDTDSRFIPYSEEFSDKLEAEYKKAVSTNQWHRRLEFPSGETIVMHNPKVIVQFQASSMPDEWGTTSDGQTRPRVVKRGIDDDHDEVPDGELPQVDHLVFMVHGIGPVCDLRFRSMVECVDDFRSVSLKLLHSHFKKSLDEQTISRVEFLPVQWHTALHGDATGVDRRIKKITLPSTGRLRHFTNETLLDVLFYNSPTYCQTIMDTVASEINRLYALFMTRNPDYRGGMSVAGHSLGSLILFDLLSNQKNGSPPMAMPVIPAANGNTKQVAGNTQGNNAAPPPTVEEEPKEDGEEFEDLSAMLEHLGLSEYKSTFDEEKIDIESFLMCTIEDLKEMGIPLGPRKKISKFVKERVNKQAAQQSAQEKKAEVCQVAAPPPAAAAPPDPSVKKLPVGNSVSIHVDYNYFEVGTGQVSVVYHALDFEPMNFFALGSPIGMFLTVRGLEKIDEAYQLPTCKRFFNIYHPLDPVAYRIEPMIIPDMDFKPVLIPHHKGRKRLHLELKESLTRMGSDLKHGFISSLRSAWQTLNDFARAHTSSALLQAELAMVANQIEEQEKQEHEEHKMPESPEPPKEEEPQVKVGMLNGGNRIDYVLQEKPIESFNEYLFALQSHLCYWQSEDTALLILKEIYRTMGIHPEHLAH; encoded by the exons ATGGCAGATAGAAAGAATAATAATGTTCCCAGCACCAGTGCAAATTTACTGTTCAGCGCCGCTCCGGAGTTTAACTTCAATCTGCCTTTCATGCCAGTGAGTCAGGCCACTGGTCCGGCGGTGTTGACAGGAG ATGATTCCACTGATGTTGGAGAAGAAGACAGCTTTCTAGGTCAGACCTCTGGGAATGGTGCAGCCCCCTCTACGTTCAACTACTTCTCCAGCCCCGTAACCAGCAGTGACCCGTTTGCAGCCATCGGCCAGTCGCCATGCCCACCTCCGGCCCTGTCAGCAGCCCCGACAACAACAGGCCCGGTTTCTTTTCCCAGCAGTGTCAGCATGGCTCCACCGCCCCATCCGGGCTCACAAATGAACCCTGCTCCTCCAGCGTTTGGCAGTGCAGTTTACCAAAGCCCTATGGGGCGTCACACTCCTCCCCCCACCACAATGACCTCACCGCCTCCTCAGGTGCAGCCACAGAGTCATAACCCGTACCGACACACCCCCACCAGCAGCAGAGCCAGTCCGTATATTCCAGCTCCAGAGGTgctggcacaaacacacacacctcagcagAGTCCATACCCTTTCAGCTCTCCGCCACAGACATTCCCGCTGTCAGGAGGACCCACATTCACAAAG ccTCCTCCCACACAGATTCAAGCGCCTCCACCTACAGCCACCACTGTTGGAGGAGTGATAGTTCCTGCTGGTCCCATGATGCCATACAACTACAATGTCTATGAGCCTGTTCAGCCTCACTGGTTCTACTGCAAGCAAGTGGAATCAAAGAGTGTCTGGCTTCCTTTCAGTATCGTCGACTCcctccagctagaggagacatATAACTCAG TTCAACCAGACCCAGAAAATGTGATCATACGGACGGATGGAGGGCGTTACGACGTGCAGCTCTATGACCGCATGCGGACTGCGGTGTACTGGGAGGAGGAGCCTACAGAGGTCCGGCGCTGCACTTGGTTCTACAAAGGGGATACGGATAGTCGCTTTATTCCTTACTCTGAGGAGTTTAGCGACAAGCTGGAG GCAGAATATAAGAAAGCTGTGTCTACCAACCAGTGGCACCGTAGACTAGAGTTCCCATCAGGAGAGACCATTGTCATGCACAATCCAAAG GTGATCGTGCAGTTTCAGGCCTCCTCCATGCCGGATGAGTGGGGCACAACTTCGGATGGGCAGACGAGGCCCAGAGTGGTGAAGAGAGGGATTGATGATGACCATGATGAAGTGCCGGATG GTGAGCTCCCACAGGTGGATCATCTGGTGTTCATGGTTCATGGAATCGGTCCTGTGTGTGACCTGAGGTTTAGGAGCATGGTTGAGTGTG TGGACGACTTCCGCAGTGTGTCACTGAAGCTGCTGCACAGTCACTTTAAGAAGTCGCTGGATGAGCAAACCATCAGCAGAGTGGAGTTCCTCCCTGTCCAGTGGCACACGGCTCTACATGGAGACGCCACAGGGGTGGACAG GAGGATCAAGAAGATTACGTTGCCCAGCACTGGACGTTTACGTCACTTTACAAATGAGACTTTGTTAGATGTGCTTTTCTACAACAGTCCCACTTACTGCCAGACCATCATGGACACAGTTGCCAGCGAGATTAACAGACTTTATGCCCTGTTCATGACGAGGAACCCCGACTACAGAGGAGGCATGTCAGTGGCAGGACACAGCTTAG GTTCCCTGATTCTCTTTGACCTGTTGTCAAATCAGAAGAATGGCTCTCCTCCAATGGCCATGCCCGTCATACCCGCTGCTAACGGAAACACCAAACAG GTGGCAGGGAACACACAGGGAAATAATGCCGCCCCCCCTCCAACTGTGGAAGAGGAGCCTAAAGAAGATGGGGAGGAGTTTGAAGATCTTTCTGCCATGCTGGAACATCTGGGCTTGTCTGAGTACAAGAGTACCTTTGATGAGGAGAAGATTGACATAGAATCTTTT CTCATGTGCACCATCGAGGACCTGAAAGAGATGGGAATCCCTCTGGGCCCCCGGAAAAAAATCAGCAAGTTTGTCAAAGAGAGAGTGAATAAGCAG GCCGCACAACAGTCCGCCCAGGAGAAGAAAGCAGAGGTCTGTCAGGTCGCAGCGCCCCCACCGGCAGCTGCCGCTCCTCCTGATCCCTCTGTGAAGAAGCTCCCAGTGGGCAACTCCGTCTCCATCCACGTCGACTACAATTACTTTGAAGTGGGCACTGGACAG GTGTCCGTGGTCTACCACGCTCTGGACTTTGAGCCGATGAACTTCTTTGCGTTGGGCTCTCCAATCGGCATGTTCCTGACGGTCCGAGGACTGGAAAAGATTGACGAGGCGTACCAGCTGCCCACGTGCAAGCGATTCTTTAATATTTACCATCCG TTGGACCCAGTGGCATACAGGATCGAGCCCATGATAATACCAGACATGGACTTTAAGCCTGTCTTGATCCCGCATCACAAAGGGAGGAAGAGGCTTCATCTCG AGCTGAAGGAGAGTCTTACCAGGATGGGCTCTGACCTGAAGCACGGGTTCATCAGCTCCCTGAGGAGCGCCTGGCAGACGCTCAACGATTTCGCTCGCGCTCACACCTCGTCTGCCCTGCTTCAGGCGGAGCTGGCAatggtagccaatcagatcGAAGAACAGGAGAAGCAAGAGCACGAGG AGCATAAGATGCCAGAGAGCCCTGAGCCACCAAAAGAGGAGGAGCCTCAGGTGAAGGTCGGGATGCTGAACGGAGGAAATCGCATCGACTACGTCCTGCAGGAGAAGCCCATCGAGAGTTTCAACGAGTACCTGTTTGCCCTCCAGAGTCATCTCTGCTACTG GCAATCTGAAGACACCGCTCTGCTTATTCTGAAAGAGATCTACAGGACCATGGGGATCCATCCAGAACATCTTGCACATTGA